Proteins encoded by one window of Homoserinimonas aerilata:
- a CDS encoding LysM peptidoglycan-binding domain-containing protein has protein sequence MSTSAVDMDFTGVAPASFEASETAAPRAAASHLRITQRGRRVLMTLAALPLVVIALFVALNGGMATATDASGPAELSYVTVSGGDSLWGIAEEIAPGEDPREVIAQLLRFNTLKGSDVVPGQQLAVPTMYVNG, from the coding sequence ATGAGCACCTCAGCAGTCGACATGGATTTCACCGGGGTCGCCCCGGCATCGTTCGAGGCTTCGGAGACCGCCGCGCCCCGCGCCGCCGCTTCGCACCTTCGGATCACGCAGCGAGGTCGCCGCGTGCTCATGACGCTCGCCGCACTCCCGCTCGTCGTGATCGCACTCTTCGTTGCTCTCAACGGCGGCATGGCGACGGCCACGGATGCATCGGGGCCAGCCGAGCTGAGCTACGTCACGGTCTCGGGTGGTGATTCGCTCTGGGGCATCGCCGAGGAGATCGCTCCCGGTGAGGATCCCCGCGAGGTCATCGCCCAGCTTCTCCGCTTCAACACCCTCAAGGGTTCGGATGTCGTTCCCGGCCAGCAGCTCGCCGTGCCGACCATGTACGTCAACGGCTGA
- the lexA gene encoding transcriptional repressor LexA → MDEKPSTRRRKSLSEKQLSILEFIQRTVSSRGYPPSMREIGDAVGLASLSSVTHQLGQLELSGYIRRDPNRPRAIEILIDLPQSERGEPDGEEYAQAAPIGDAAMVPLVGRIAAGIPITAEQQVEEIFPLPRQLVGKGELFMLKVVGESMIDAAICDGDWVVVRQQKTAENGEIVAAMLDEEATVKVFRQRDGHTWLLPRNSNFEPILGDYAQILGKVVAVLRSV, encoded by the coding sequence ATGGACGAGAAACCGTCGACACGAAGGCGTAAGAGCCTGAGTGAGAAGCAGCTGTCGATCCTGGAATTCATCCAGCGCACCGTGTCGTCGCGTGGCTACCCGCCGAGCATGCGCGAGATCGGCGACGCCGTCGGGCTCGCCTCCCTCTCCAGCGTCACCCACCAGCTCGGCCAGCTCGAGCTCAGCGGCTACATCCGTCGCGACCCCAACCGCCCGCGCGCCATCGAGATCCTCATCGATCTCCCCCAGTCCGAGCGCGGAGAGCCGGACGGTGAGGAGTACGCGCAGGCTGCACCCATCGGTGACGCAGCGATGGTGCCACTCGTGGGGCGTATCGCCGCCGGAATCCCCATCACGGCCGAACAGCAGGTCGAAGAGATCTTCCCGCTCCCCCGCCAGCTCGTCGGCAAGGGCGAACTCTTCATGCTCAAGGTCGTCGGCGAATCAATGATCGACGCCGCGATCTGCGACGGCGACTGGGTCGTCGTGCGTCAGCAGAAGACGGCCGAGAACGGCGAGATCGTCGCGGCGATGCTCGACGAGGAGGCCACCGTCAAGGTGTTCCGCCAGCGCGATGGGCACACCTGGCTGCTGCCGCGCAACAGCAACTTCGAGCCGATCCTCGGCGACTACGCCCAGATTCTCGGCAAGGTCGTCGCCGTACTGCGTTCCGTCTGA
- the hflX gene encoding GTPase HflX encodes MTEVKAEDANDDDVIERILSSASQRPAGYTIFSSGRAQALQSDGAVVSVDSDGDQLDRDDREALRRVAGLSTELEDVTEVEYRQLRLEQVVLIGIYSQGNAQEAENSMRELFALAETAGAVVLDGLLQKRATPDPSTYFGKGKAQELRGVVAAVGADTVIVDGELAPSQRRALEDVINVKVIDRTAVILDIFSQHAKSREGKAQVELAQLEYLLPRLRGWGESMSRQAGGQVGGAGAGMGSRGPGETKIELDRRHIHTRMSKLRKQIKEFKPARETKRANRNRFEVSSVAITGYTNAGKSSLLNRITSAGVLVENALFATLDATVRKTVTADGRGYTLVDTVGFVRNLPHQLVEAFRSTLEEVAESDVIVHVVDASHPDPASQLATVRDVIGEVGARDIPEIVAFNKADLADEDQRMLLRGLQPDGIFVSARSGEGVEELLRRIEELLPAPSVEVELLVPYDRGDIVASLHGRGIITSTDYEEAGTRVHALVREQDVATYSEFVAAGAS; translated from the coding sequence ATGACTGAAGTTAAAGCAGAAGACGCGAATGACGACGACGTCATCGAGCGCATCCTGTCGAGCGCATCTCAGCGTCCCGCCGGCTACACGATCTTCTCGAGCGGCCGCGCGCAGGCGTTGCAGTCCGACGGTGCCGTCGTCTCCGTCGATTCGGATGGCGACCAGCTCGATCGCGATGACCGCGAGGCGCTGCGTCGTGTCGCCGGGCTGTCGACCGAGCTGGAGGACGTCACCGAGGTCGAGTATCGCCAGCTCCGTCTGGAGCAGGTCGTGCTCATCGGCATCTATTCGCAGGGCAATGCGCAGGAGGCGGAGAACTCCATGCGCGAGCTGTTCGCGCTGGCGGAGACGGCGGGCGCTGTCGTTCTCGACGGCCTGCTGCAGAAGCGGGCCACTCCCGATCCGAGCACTTATTTCGGCAAGGGCAAGGCACAGGAGCTGCGCGGGGTGGTTGCGGCCGTGGGCGCCGACACGGTCATCGTCGACGGCGAGCTCGCCCCGAGCCAGCGTCGCGCGCTCGAGGATGTCATCAATGTGAAGGTCATCGACCGCACGGCGGTCATCCTCGACATCTTCAGCCAGCATGCGAAGAGCCGTGAGGGCAAGGCGCAGGTGGAGCTCGCTCAGCTCGAGTATCTCCTCCCGAGGCTGCGTGGTTGGGGTGAGTCGATGTCGCGCCAGGCCGGTGGTCAGGTCGGCGGTGCCGGCGCGGGTATGGGCAGCCGTGGCCCCGGTGAGACGAAGATCGAGCTCGATCGGCGTCACATCCACACCCGGATGTCCAAGCTGCGCAAGCAGATCAAGGAGTTCAAGCCGGCCCGCGAGACGAAGCGTGCCAATCGCAATCGCTTCGAGGTGTCGAGCGTGGCCATCACCGGCTACACGAATGCGGGCAAGTCGAGTCTTCTCAATCGCATCACGAGCGCCGGTGTTCTCGTCGAGAACGCGCTGTTCGCGACGCTTGATGCGACGGTGCGCAAGACCGTCACGGCGGACGGGCGCGGGTACACCCTCGTCGACACCGTCGGGTTCGTGCGCAATCTGCCGCATCAGCTCGTCGAGGCGTTCCGTTCGACCCTCGAGGAGGTGGCGGAGTCGGATGTCATTGTGCATGTCGTCGACGCCTCACACCCCGATCCGGCGAGCCAGCTGGCGACGGTGCGTGACGTCATCGGTGAGGTGGGCGCACGCGACATCCCCGAGATCGTGGCCTTCAACAAGGCAGACCTCGCAGACGAGGATCAGCGGATGCTGCTCCGTGGTCTGCAGCCGGATGGCATCTTCGTCTCGGCGCGTTCGGGTGAGGGTGTCGAGGAGCTGCTCCGGAGGATCGAGGAGCTTCTTCCGGCGCCGTCGGTCGAGGTTGAGCTTCTGGTGCCCTATGACCGTGGCGACATCGTGGCGTCACTCCATGGCCGCGGCATCATCACGTCGACGGACTACGAGGAGGCGGGAACCCGGGTTCACGCACTCGTGCGTGAGCAGGATGTTGCGACGTACAGCGAGTTCGTCGCCGCAGGGGCGTCCTAG
- a CDS encoding class I SAM-dependent methyltransferase — protein MANEHYFSSLPESELKLRQITVTLAGQPYALTTAGGVFSPERLDAGTQVLLSNMPPVPPGGNLLDLGCGWGPIALTMAIESPHATVWAVDVNERSLDLTRRNAEALGLTNINAVLPEDVPDDVDFMTIRSNPPIRVGKDVLHDMLTHWLPRLQPSTDAWLVVQRNLGSDSLHRWLDGALASDFSVSRAATNKGYRVLRVRRR, from the coding sequence ATGGCCAATGAGCACTACTTCTCTTCACTTCCCGAGAGTGAGCTCAAACTTCGCCAGATCACCGTCACACTCGCGGGCCAGCCCTATGCACTGACCACCGCCGGCGGCGTCTTCAGCCCCGAGCGGCTCGACGCCGGAACACAGGTGCTGCTGTCGAACATGCCACCCGTTCCTCCCGGAGGGAATCTCCTTGATCTCGGCTGCGGATGGGGGCCCATCGCGCTGACCATGGCGATCGAATCGCCCCACGCCACCGTCTGGGCGGTCGATGTCAACGAGCGCTCGCTCGATCTGACCCGCCGCAACGCCGAGGCTCTCGGCCTCACCAACATCAACGCCGTGCTGCCCGAGGATGTTCCCGACGACGTGGACTTCATGACCATCCGCTCCAATCCGCCGATCCGCGTCGGCAAGGACGTGCTGCACGACATGCTCACGCACTGGCTGCCCCGACTGCAGCCATCGACGGACGCCTGGCTCGTCGTGCAGCGAAATCTGGGCTCTGACTCGCTGCACCGCTGGCTCGACGGCGCCCTCGCATCCGACTTCTCCGTGTCACGGGCAGCCACCAACAAGGGCTACCGCGTTCTGCGCGTCCGCAGGCGCTGA
- the dapF gene encoding diaminopimelate epimerase, giving the protein MPEIHFTKGHGTGNDFVLFSDPDGEVELSPKQLAAIADRHFGVGADGIIRAVRSRSLPEGAAALAEDDGAEWFMDYHNSDGSPSEMCGNGIRVFAEYLTTNGLVDLGPNDTLTVGTRAGVRDLQRNQRGFQVDLGRWSLDGGEPLVRAKNLPVARPGLGINVGNPHVVVALSSLDELAELDLGYIPVLEPVPEAGANVEFVVPSDPLVVDGVGNITMRVHERGSGETLSCGTGAVAAALATRHWAGAGAPNNWRVEVPGGTLGVRMWPAEDGEHVSLSGPATLVFEGDLSL; this is encoded by the coding sequence ATGCCAGAGATTCACTTCACCAAGGGCCACGGCACGGGCAACGACTTCGTGCTGTTCTCCGACCCCGACGGCGAGGTGGAGCTGAGCCCGAAGCAGCTTGCGGCGATCGCCGATCGGCATTTCGGCGTCGGCGCCGATGGCATCATCAGGGCGGTCCGCTCTCGTAGTCTTCCGGAGGGTGCTGCGGCCCTTGCCGAGGATGACGGCGCGGAGTGGTTCATGGATTACCACAACTCCGACGGCTCCCCGTCGGAGATGTGTGGCAACGGCATCCGCGTCTTCGCCGAGTACCTCACGACGAACGGTCTCGTCGATCTGGGGCCCAACGACACGCTCACTGTCGGCACCCGCGCGGGCGTGCGCGATCTGCAGCGCAACCAGCGCGGCTTCCAGGTCGATCTCGGGCGCTGGTCGCTCGATGGGGGTGAGCCCCTCGTGCGGGCGAAGAACCTCCCGGTGGCGAGGCCCGGGCTCGGCATCAACGTCGGCAATCCGCATGTGGTCGTGGCGCTGTCGTCGCTCGATGAGCTCGCCGAGCTCGACCTCGGCTATATCCCCGTGCTCGAACCCGTGCCTGAGGCCGGCGCCAATGTCGAGTTCGTCGTTCCAAGCGATCCGCTCGTCGTCGATGGTGTCGGCAACATCACCATGAGGGTGCACGAGCGCGGCAGCGGTGAGACGCTCTCCTGCGGCACCGGTGCTGTCGCGGCTGCCCTCGCGACGCGTCACTGGGCGGGGGCGGGCGCGCCGAACAACTGGCGGGTCGAGGTTCCGGGCGGAACGCTCGGCGTGCGCATGTGGCCTGCCGAAGACGGAGAGCACGTCTCCCTGAGTGGGCCTGCGACGCTCGTGTTCGAGGGCGATCTCAGCCTGTAG
- the miaA gene encoding tRNA (adenosine(37)-N6)-dimethylallyltransferase MiaA produces MLPLIVLVGATGTGKTALSLELAARLASAGRPTEIVNADAMQLYRGMDIGTAKLPIAERRGIPHHMFDVLDVTDEASVADYQVQARAVIGDILARGAVPIMVGGSGLYVSSVIYDFRFPGTDAAVRARLEAELAEVGPGILFQRLRQLDPAAAESIGPHNARRIVRALEVVELTGEPFGSGLPDEGATWHADTRVIGVRAERAELVARLDERVEGMWRDGLLDEVRMLRERGIERGVTASRAIGYAQAIGELRGELSQGQAIELTQALTRKYARRQVSWFRRYAATTWFDHDAPALIEDAFALSVR; encoded by the coding sequence GTGCTTCCCCTCATCGTCCTTGTCGGCGCGACCGGCACGGGCAAGACGGCGCTCTCCCTGGAGCTGGCGGCGCGGCTGGCGAGCGCCGGCAGGCCGACCGAGATCGTCAATGCGGATGCGATGCAGCTGTACAGGGGCATGGATATCGGTACGGCCAAGCTTCCGATCGCCGAGCGCCGCGGCATCCCGCACCACATGTTCGACGTGCTCGATGTCACCGACGAGGCGAGCGTCGCCGACTACCAGGTGCAGGCTCGCGCGGTGATCGGCGACATCCTGGCGCGTGGCGCTGTTCCGATCATGGTGGGCGGCTCCGGTCTCTATGTCTCTTCGGTGATCTACGACTTCCGATTCCCGGGCACGGATGCTGCGGTGCGGGCCAGACTCGAGGCGGAGCTCGCCGAGGTGGGTCCCGGCATCCTGTTCCAGCGTCTGCGGCAGCTGGATCCGGCCGCAGCGGAGTCCATCGGGCCGCACAACGCTCGCCGCATCGTGCGTGCGCTCGAGGTCGTCGAGCTCACGGGGGAGCCGTTCGGCTCCGGGTTGCCGGATGAGGGCGCCACCTGGCATGCCGACACCCGGGTCATAGGGGTGCGCGCCGAGAGGGCCGAGCTGGTGGCCCGACTCGACGAGCGGGTCGAGGGGATGTGGCGCGACGGGCTGCTTGATGAGGTGCGGATGCTCCGGGAGCGCGGGATCGAGCGCGGCGTCACCGCGAGCCGCGCCATCGGTTACGCGCAGGCGATCGGCGAGCTCAGGGGCGAGCTGAGCCAGGGGCAGGCGATCGAGCTGACCCAGGCGCTCACCCGCAAGTATGCGCGTCGGCAGGTGAGCTGGTTCCGGCGGTACGCGGCGACGACGTGGTTCGACCATGATGCCCCTGCGCTGATCGAGGATGCGTTCGCGCTCAGCGTGCGGTGA
- the miaB gene encoding tRNA (N6-isopentenyl adenosine(37)-C2)-methylthiotransferase MiaB: MTTLAPADSAAPTSAVPRSYEVRTYGCQMNVHDSERLSGSLEAAGYVRATEGQADVVVINTCAVRENADNKLYGNLGMLASIKREHEGMQIAVGGCLAQKDKSTILEKAPWVDVVFGTHNMGSLPTLLERARHNGEAQLEILESLEVFPSTLPTRRESTHSGWVSISVGCNNTCTFCIVPALRGKEKDRRPGDILAEVQALVDDGAIEVTLLGQNVNSYGVEFGDRHAFGKLLRAAGEIRRLERIRFTSPHPAAFTDDVIEAMAETPAVMPQLHMPLQSGSDRILKAMRRSYRSERFLGILDRVRERIPNAAISTDIIVGFPGETEEDFQETLRVVERARFASAFTFQYSIREGTPAATMDEQVPKAVVQERYERLTALQDRISWEENRALVGTTVNVMVSAEGSKDAQTHRLSGRAEDSRLVHFDVPTGAEVPRPGDVVTVTVSEAKPFYLIADTAVGGGFAVRRTTAGDAWDRAEAASCGVPATSAGSSAPARVSLGLPTLRVATTPIYDSSDGLR; encoded by the coding sequence ATGACCACGCTCGCCCCCGCCGATTCAGCCGCCCCGACCTCCGCCGTTCCGCGCAGCTATGAGGTGCGCACCTACGGCTGTCAGATGAATGTCCACGACTCCGAGCGGCTCAGCGGCTCGCTCGAGGCTGCGGGCTATGTGCGCGCGACCGAGGGGCAGGCCGATGTCGTCGTCATCAACACCTGCGCCGTGCGCGAGAACGCCGACAACAAGCTGTACGGCAATCTGGGAATGCTCGCCTCGATCAAGCGTGAGCACGAGGGGATGCAGATCGCGGTCGGCGGATGCCTCGCCCAGAAGGACAAGAGCACCATCCTCGAGAAGGCGCCCTGGGTCGATGTCGTGTTCGGCACGCACAACATGGGCTCGCTCCCGACCCTGCTCGAACGTGCCCGCCACAACGGTGAGGCCCAACTCGAGATCCTCGAATCGCTCGAGGTCTTCCCCTCCACGCTGCCGACCCGCCGGGAGTCCACGCACAGCGGCTGGGTGTCCATCTCGGTGGGCTGCAACAACACCTGCACCTTCTGCATCGTGCCGGCGCTGCGCGGCAAGGAGAAGGATCGCCGGCCGGGCGACATCCTCGCCGAGGTTCAGGCGCTCGTCGACGACGGAGCCATCGAGGTGACTCTGCTCGGCCAGAACGTCAACTCCTATGGTGTCGAGTTCGGCGACCGCCACGCCTTCGGCAAGTTGCTGCGTGCCGCCGGCGAGATTCGCCGCCTCGAGCGCATCCGCTTCACAAGCCCGCATCCGGCGGCCTTCACCGACGATGTCATCGAGGCGATGGCGGAGACGCCCGCGGTCATGCCGCAGCTTCACATGCCCCTGCAGTCGGGTTCGGACCGCATCCTGAAGGCGATGCGCCGCAGCTACCGCTCTGAACGCTTCCTCGGCATCCTCGATCGCGTTCGCGAGCGCATCCCGAACGCGGCGATCTCGACGGACATCATCGTCGGCTTCCCCGGCGAGACGGAGGAGGACTTCCAGGAGACCCTCCGCGTGGTGGAGAGGGCGCGTTTCGCCTCTGCCTTCACCTTCCAGTATTCGATCCGTGAGGGCACGCCGGCGGCGACGATGGACGAGCAGGTGCCGAAGGCGGTCGTTCAGGAACGCTACGAGCGGCTCACCGCCCTGCAGGATCGAATCTCCTGGGAGGAGAACCGGGCGCTCGTCGGCACGACCGTGAACGTCATGGTCTCCGCCGAGGGCAGCAAGGATGCCCAGACGCATCGCCTCTCGGGGCGCGCGGAGGACAGTCGCTTGGTCCACTTCGATGTGCCGACGGGTGCCGAGGTGCCGCGTCCGGGCGATGTCGTCACGGTCACCGTCTCTGAGGCGAAGCCTTTCTATCTGATCGCCGACACCGCTGTGGGCGGAGGTTTCGCTGTCCGACGCACAACGGCGGGCGATGCCTGGGATCGCGCCGAGGCGGCCTCCTGCGGCGTCCCGGCCACCTCTGCTGGGTCCTCCGCACCGGCACGGGTCTCGCTCGGCCTCCCAACGCTGCGCGTGGCCACGACGCCGATCTACGATTCGTCCGACGGCCTGCGCTAG
- the nadE gene encoding ammonia-dependent NAD(+) synthetase yields MRELQSQIIAELHSVPEIDPGEELERRLSFLTDYLAATGARGLVLGISGGQDSSLAGRICQLAAERVRASGGEAEFIAVRLPYAVQRDEDDAQLALEFIRADRELTFNVQRGVDGFEAEYLDGVGTEMQDFTKGNVKARARMIAQYAIAGQSGLLVVGTDHAAEAVTGFFTKFGDGGADVLPLSGLTKRQGRQLLQHLGAPERLFLKVPTADLLDGTPGQSDEANLGLAYDDIDDFLEGREVAQGVAQAIEQRFLATRHKRALPVSPFDGWWR; encoded by the coding sequence ATGCGTGAGCTCCAGTCCCAGATCATCGCCGAACTCCACTCCGTGCCGGAGATCGACCCCGGCGAGGAGCTTGAGCGCCGCCTGAGTTTTCTCACGGACTACCTTGCGGCGACGGGGGCACGCGGACTGGTGCTCGGCATCAGCGGCGGGCAGGATTCGTCTCTTGCGGGCAGAATCTGCCAGCTCGCGGCCGAGCGGGTGAGAGCATCCGGTGGCGAAGCAGAGTTCATCGCGGTACGCCTGCCCTACGCGGTACAGCGTGACGAAGATGATGCGCAGCTTGCGCTCGAATTCATTCGGGCCGACCGCGAGCTCACCTTCAATGTGCAGCGCGGGGTCGACGGCTTCGAGGCGGAATACCTCGACGGCGTGGGCACCGAGATGCAGGATTTCACGAAGGGCAACGTCAAGGCCAGGGCACGCATGATCGCCCAGTACGCGATCGCGGGCCAGTCTGGTCTGCTCGTCGTCGGCACCGACCATGCCGCGGAGGCCGTGACCGGCTTCTTCACCAAGTTCGGAGACGGCGGTGCAGATGTGCTTCCGCTCTCCGGCCTCACCAAGCGTCAGGGCCGGCAGTTGCTTCAGCATCTGGGAGCCCCCGAACGCCTGTTCCTCAAGGTGCCCACGGCCGATCTGCTCGACGGGACCCCCGGCCAGAGCGATGAGGCCAACCTGGGGCTGGCCTACGACGACATCGATGACTTTCTTGAGGGCCGCGAGGTCGCGCAGGGGGTGGCGCAGGCGATCGAGCAGCGCTTCCTGGCCACCCGGCACAAACGCGCTCTGCCGGTCTCGCCGTTCGACGGCTGGTGGCGCTGA
- a CDS encoding regulatory protein RecX: MSVHRIPSKASSSGESRDDRLAPVIYLPGARPAAATEDALLPEGAEEAAAVSQADAPAAGGSAAPASSRRGPERQARRAENVSLAGLTRRNMSRWEIEGLLRSREIDEQLIEAEVARLESVGLIDDAALAETLVRTQHERKGLGRQGIVSELRRRHIDQQLIDEALEQLEAGDERERARELAEKRASQLRSYDAATAERRLTAFLTRKGYSSSIVREAVAGALKGGSRSGGVRFE; encoded by the coding sequence ATGTCCGTCCACCGGATTCCCTCGAAGGCCAGCTCATCGGGCGAGTCTCGCGACGATCGTCTGGCGCCCGTCATCTATCTGCCGGGCGCCAGACCCGCCGCCGCTACCGAAGACGCGCTCCTCCCCGAGGGGGCAGAAGAAGCGGCTGCAGTGTCACAGGCTGATGCCCCGGCAGCGGGTGGCTCGGCGGCACCGGCGAGCAGCCGTCGGGGCCCGGAGCGTCAGGCGCGGCGGGCCGAGAACGTCAGCCTTGCCGGCCTCACCCGCCGCAATATGTCGCGCTGGGAGATCGAGGGTCTGCTGCGTTCCCGAGAGATCGACGAGCAGCTGATCGAGGCCGAGGTGGCACGGCTTGAGTCGGTCGGGCTCATCGATGACGCAGCCCTTGCAGAGACCCTGGTGCGTACCCAGCACGAACGCAAGGGGCTCGGCAGGCAGGGCATCGTCTCGGAGCTCAGGCGTCGACACATTGATCAGCAACTGATCGATGAGGCCCTCGAGCAGTTGGAGGCGGGAGACGAGAGAGAGCGCGCGCGTGAACTCGCCGAGAAGCGGGCGTCGCAGTTGCGTTCCTACGATGCCGCCACCGCCGAGCGCCGCCTCACGGCGTTCCTCACGCGCAAGGGCTACTCCTCGTCGATCGTCCGGGAGGCCGTTGCCGGCGCGCTCAAGGGCGGCAGCCGCTCCGGGGGAGTGCGCTTCGAATGA
- the recA gene encoding recombinase RecA yields MASAADREKALDTALAQIDRQFGKGSVMRLGSDERAPVAVIPTGSIALDVALGIGGLPRGRIVEIYGPESSGKTTLTLHAIANAQRAGGIAAFIDAEHALDPEYAKSLGVDIDALLVSQPDTGEQALEIADMLVRSGSIDLIVIDSVAALVPRAEIEGEMGDTHVGLQARLMSQALRKLTGGLSSTNTTMIFINQLREKIGVFFGSPETTAGGKALKFYASVRLDIRRIETLKDGTDAVGNRTRVKVVKNKMAPPFKQAEFDILYGIGISREGSLIDFGVEHEIVRKSGAWYTYDGDQLGQGKENSRRYLTENPDVAKEIEDKILIKLGIGQDLKAVAPAEVAVEPIAPKLASRSKAAS; encoded by the coding sequence ATGGCATCAGCAGCAGACCGCGAGAAGGCCCTCGACACGGCCCTCGCCCAGATCGACCGGCAGTTCGGCAAGGGTTCCGTCATGCGCCTCGGCAGCGACGAGCGTGCGCCTGTCGCCGTGATCCCCACCGGCTCCATCGCCCTTGACGTCGCACTCGGTATCGGGGGGCTCCCGCGTGGCCGCATCGTCGAGATCTACGGTCCAGAGTCCTCTGGTAAGACCACGCTCACGCTGCACGCCATCGCGAACGCCCAGCGGGCGGGCGGCATCGCCGCCTTCATCGACGCCGAGCACGCCCTCGACCCCGAGTATGCCAAGTCTCTGGGGGTCGACATCGACGCCCTGCTGGTCTCTCAGCCCGACACCGGTGAGCAGGCCCTCGAGATCGCCGACATGCTGGTGCGCTCGGGGTCCATCGACCTCATCGTCATCGACTCCGTCGCCGCTCTCGTGCCTCGGGCCGAGATCGAGGGCGAGATGGGTGACACCCATGTCGGCCTCCAGGCGCGGCTCATGTCGCAGGCTCTGCGCAAGCTCACCGGTGGCCTCAGCTCGACCAACACGACGATGATCTTCATCAACCAGCTCCGCGAGAAGATCGGTGTGTTCTTCGGCAGCCCCGAGACGACCGCCGGCGGTAAGGCGCTCAAGTTCTATGCGTCGGTCCGCCTCGACATCCGCCGTATCGAGACCCTCAAGGACGGCACGGATGCGGTGGGCAACCGCACCCGCGTCAAGGTCGTGAAGAACAAGATGGCCCCGCCGTTCAAGCAGGCCGAATTCGACATCCTCTACGGCATCGGAATCTCCCGCGAGGGCAGCCTGATCGACTTCGGTGTCGAGCACGAGATCGTTCGCAAGTCGGGCGCGTGGTACACCTACGACGGCGACCAGCTCGGCCAGGGCAAGGAGAACTCGCGTCGCTACCTGACCGAGAACCCGGATGTCGCCAAGGAGATCGAAGACAAGATCCTCATCAAGCTCGGCATCGGTCAAGATCTGAAGGCCGTCGCACCGGCCGAGGTCGCCGTCGAGCCGATCGCGCCGAAGCTTGCGAGCCGCAGCAAGGCAGCGAGCTAG
- a CDS encoding DUF3046 domain-containing protein, producing the protein MRLSEFWIAMRDEFGAYGSTLAHDLVLAEVGGVSAEQALAAGAAPRDVWLAICRASDVPPERWHGMGRLNKA; encoded by the coding sequence ATGAGGCTGAGCGAGTTCTGGATCGCGATGCGCGACGAGTTCGGCGCCTACGGCAGCACGCTCGCGCACGACCTCGTGCTGGCGGAGGTGGGCGGGGTGAGCGCAGAGCAGGCGCTGGCGGCGGGTGCCGCCCCCCGTGATGTGTGGCTCGCCATCTGCAGGGCGTCCGATGTTCCGCCGGAACGCTGGCACGGCATGGGGCGCCTCAACAAGGCCTGA
- a CDS encoding helix-turn-helix domain-containing protein, with translation MVLVRQEIGDVLRDFRLQKGHTLRQVAGRASVALGYLSEVERGQKEASSEILASVADALDTPISVIMHEVGDRMAIIEGLNVIPDTVPENFGSAFGKRDFEGFGSSEVAAGLAVR, from the coding sequence ATGGTTCTGGTTCGTCAGGAGATCGGGGACGTACTCCGAGACTTCCGCCTGCAGAAGGGCCACACCCTCCGCCAGGTCGCAGGTCGGGCAAGCGTCGCCCTGGGTTACCTCAGCGAGGTCGAGCGAGGCCAGAAGGAGGCCAGCTCTGAGATTCTCGCGTCGGTGGCTGACGCCCTCGACACCCCCATCTCGGTGATCATGCATGAGGTCGGAGATCGCATGGCGATCATCGAAGGCCTCAACGTCATCCCCGACACGGTTCCCGAGAACTTCGGTTCCGCATTCGGCAAGCGCGATTTCGAGGGCTTCGGTTCCTCTGAGGTCGCTGCGGGGCTCGCGGTCCGCTGA